DNA sequence from the Thauera sedimentorum genome:
GCGCTTCATGAACAACGCCGCGGAGAACAACTGGCAGGTCTGCGTGCCCACCACGCCCAGCCAGATCTTCCACCTGCTGCGCCGTCAGATGCTGCGCAAGCTGCGCAAGCCGCTGATCATCATCACGCCCAAGTCGCTGCTGCGCCATAAGGAAGCCATCTCCTCGATGGACGAACTGGCGCACGGCCGCTTCCGCACGGTGATCGGCGAGACCGAGAAGCTGGACCCGAAGAAGGTCAAGCGCGTGGTGCTGTGCCAGGGCAAGATCTACTACGAACTGCTGGCGCACCGCCGCGAGCAGGGCATCAAGGACACTGCGCTGGTCCGCATCGAGCAGCTCTATCCCTTCCCGTCGGACGAGTTCGCCAAGGCGATCAACGAGTTCCCGAACGCCAAGGAAATCGTCTGGTGCCAGGAAGAGCCGCGCAACCAGGGTGCCTGGTACTGGCTGGCTTCGCGCCAGCACCTGGTCAACGTGCTGGGCCCCAAGCGCAAGCTGCTGCTGGTCAGCCGGCCGGCCGCCGCGTCGCCCGCGGTGGGCTACTACGCCAAGCACAACGCGCAGCAGAAGGCGGTCATCGAGCACGCCTTCGGTCCCATCCAGGATGCAACGCCGCAGAACCCCAATCAATAACGACACACACCGGGAGAGAATTCCATGCTGATCGAAGTCAAGGTGCCGCAGCTGTCCGAATCCGTGTCCGAAGCCACGCTGGTTTCCTGGCACAAGAAGGAAGGCGAGGCCGTCTCGCGCGACGAGAACCTGATCGACATCGAGACCGACAAGGTCGTGCTCGAGACCCCCGCGCCGGCAGACGGCGTGCTGGTGAAGATCATCAAGGCCGACGGCGACACCGTCACCTCGGGCGAGCTGATTGCCCAGATCGACACCGAAGCCAAGGCTGCAGCCGGTGCCGCCAAGGCCGCCGAGCCGGTCCAGGCAGTCACCCCGCCGCCGGCCGCTGCTGCCGCGCCGGCCGCCGCCGCGGGCACCGCCAGCCCGGCCGCGCGCAAGATCCTCGACGAGAAGGGTATTGCCGCTGCCGACGTGGCCGGCTCCGGCCGCGGTGGCCGCGTCACCAAGGAAGACGCGGTGGCCGCACAGCCCAAGGCTGCCGCAGCTGCTGCCGCGCCGGCCGTGGTGCTGGCCGGCGAGCGTCCGGAAGAGCGCGTGCCGATGACCCGCCTGCGCGCGCGCATCGCCGAGCGCCTGATCCAGTCGAAGAACGAAAACGCCATCCTGACCACGTTCAACGAAGTGAACATGGCGCCGATCATGGCCCTGCGCAAGCAGTACGGCGACAAGTTCGAGAAAGCGCATGGCGTGCGCCTGGGCTTCATGGGCTTCTTCGTCAAGGCCGCCGTGGCCGCGCTGAAGAAGTTCCCGATCCTGAACGCTTCGGTCGACGGTAACGACATCGTCTACCACGGCTACATCGACATCGGCATCGCCGTTGGCAGCCCGCGCGGCCTGGTCGTGCCCATCATCCGTGACGCCGATCAGATGTCGATCGCCGACATCGAGAAGAAGATCGCCGAGTTCGGCCAGAAGGCCAAGGACGGCAAGCTGTCGCTGGAAGAGCTCTCCGGCGGTACCTTCTCGATCTCCAACGGCGGCGTGTTCGGCTCCATGCTGTCCACCCCGATCATCAACCCGCCGCAGTCGGCGATCCTCGGCATCCATGCCACCAAGGATCGTCCGGTGGTCGAGAACGGCCAGATCGTCATCCGCCCGATCAACTACCTGGCGATGTCCTACGATCACCGCATCATCGACGGCCGCGAGGCGGTGCTCGGCCTGGTGACCATGAAGGAAGCGCTGGAAGATCCGGCTCGCCTGATCCTCGACGTCTGATCACGATCGACCGGGGCGCGCGTCGCGCGGAAGCTCCTGCTTCCGCCGCGGGTGCGCCCCGTGTGCCAAGAAAGGGAGAATTCAATGTCCAAGCAATTCGACGTCCTCGTCATCGGCGGCGGTCCCGGCGGCTATGTTGCGGCCATCCGAGCCGCTCAGCTCGGCTTCAAGACCGCCTGCTGCGAATCCAATCCGTATGCCGACCCCAAGGGCGAACCGCGCCTGGGCGGCACCTGCCTGAACGTGGGCTGCATTCCGTCCAAGGCCCTGCTGCACACCTCGCACGTGTTCGAGGAAGCCGCGCACGGCTTCGAAGCCCAGGGCATCAGCGTGGGTACGCCGAAGATCGACGTGGCCAAGATGATGACCCGCAAGAACGGCATCGTCGACCAGCTCACCGGCGGCATCAAGGGTCTGTTCAAGAAGAACAAGGTCACCCTGATCAACGGCCACGGTTCCTTCGTCAAGCAGGTCGCGGACGGCTGGGAGCTCAAGGTCGGCGAGGAGACCGTGGTCGCCAAGCAGGTCATCGTCGCCACCGGCTCCAAGGCCCGCCACCTGCCGAACATCCCGGTCGATAACAAGAT
Encoded proteins:
- the odhB gene encoding 2-oxoglutarate dehydrogenase complex dihydrolipoyllysine-residue succinyltransferase, whose protein sequence is MLIEVKVPQLSESVSEATLVSWHKKEGEAVSRDENLIDIETDKVVLETPAPADGVLVKIIKADGDTVTSGELIAQIDTEAKAAAGAAKAAEPVQAVTPPPAAAAAPAAAAGTASPAARKILDEKGIAAADVAGSGRGGRVTKEDAVAAQPKAAAAAAAPAVVLAGERPEERVPMTRLRARIAERLIQSKNENAILTTFNEVNMAPIMALRKQYGDKFEKAHGVRLGFMGFFVKAAVAALKKFPILNASVDGNDIVYHGYIDIGIAVGSPRGLVVPIIRDADQMSIADIEKKIAEFGQKAKDGKLSLEELSGGTFSISNGGVFGSMLSTPIINPPQSAILGIHATKDRPVVENGQIVIRPINYLAMSYDHRIIDGREAVLGLVTMKEALEDPARLILDV